TGCGGCCTTCTGGATCTACCGCATCTTCCGCATCGGTCGCCGGAACCATCTgttccacctcggccctccggaTCATTCTCATCACCCTGGCTCATCAGCTCTCTGTCTCTGCCTTGGGCTcctccaccacctgctccgccgcTGTTGGTCGGCCTCCTGGAATCGTCATCCCTTCCTCCTCCATAGTTCCTCCCTCCGTCGCCTCCTCCAATTCAGCCACATTgaagggttttcgagcatgaaccgcctttttaaggtcatgccacagcatctcaataggattcaggtcaggactttgactaggccaccccaaagtcttcatttagtttttcttcagccattcagaggtggatttgttggtgtgttttggatcattgtcctgctgcagaacccaagttcgcttcagcttgaggtcacgaacagatggccggacattgtccttcaggtttttttggtagacagcagaattcatggttccatttatcacagcaagtcttccaggtccagaagcagcaaaacatccCCAGACCAttacactaccaccaccatattttactgttggtatgatgttctttttctgaaaggctgtgttacttttacaccagatgtaatggaacaaagttcaacttttgtctcgtcagtccacagagtattttcccaaaagtcttggagATCATcatgttctggcaaaactgagacgagcctttatgttctttttgctcagcagcggttttcatcttggaactctgcgatgcaggccatttttgcccagtctctttcttatggtggagtcatgaacactgaccttaaccgaggcaagagaggcctgcagttctttaaatgttgttgtggggtcttttgtgacctcttggataagttgtcgctgcgctcttggggtaattttggtctgccagccactcctgggaaggttcaccactgttccatgtttttgccatttgtggataatggctctcactgtggtttgctggagtcccaaactttagaaatggctttataaccttttccagacttatagatctcaattactttctttctcatttgttcctgaatttctttggatctcagcatgatgtgtagcttttggtctacttcactttgtcaggcaggtcctatttaagttatttcttgattgcaaacaggtgtgtgtgtgtgtgggggggggggggggttcatagaaaaaacccttcatttaaaaactgcatgttgtgtttacttgtgctatctttgattaatatttaaatttgtttgataatCTGAAAcatgtgacaaacatgcaaaaaaaaaaaaaaatcattaatggGGCCAACACgatttcacaccactgtatgtgtaGACCATTGTCCTGGATGTCATATTGAACATAGCTTGAATAAACTTTAGCAGGCATGTCAGGGTGAAGATATCAGTTATGTTATTGTGTGGGACACTGTCCATCCATCATGAAGATATGTTTTTGTAATGGTTTCAGGCTCATCCTTAGTTCAAGATCACCATCCCCATGAGCATGTCACCCTTCACGGTATGGATTAGGCTTGCAATGACATAACTTCACAGCAATGTCAAGCCTGGATTTGTCATGCAAGAAGCTTAGATATTCACTGTGATCTTTACATGTGAAAATGTATGGCCAAAAATTGAGGACAAGCTTGGTGTTAAATAATTTGAGATTCTCCATTTAGAGTAAAGTGTCTACATTTATTGTTTGACAATGCAACCATtgtagtgttgtaaaaatattgatgttTGATGTGTTATTTCATCATATATAATGTATTGATTAATGGTACAGTAACATTTATTCAGCACCAGGTGATTTTGAATATGTAAAACTAAGTTTTAAAAATGTACCACTTACTTTTGAAAAAAGTACCAAAGTAATTCAAACACTGTGAATGCAGCAATCTCACATATACATATTTCTTATCTAGTAATGTACATCTGCTAGCTTGATTGTACATGGCTTACGATATGTCATGATTTTGTAAAAACCTGTTTTGTCTCATTACTTTCAATCAATAACAAATAACAGTTTCTTTTAATTTCGTTAATATAAATAGTATAATACACTACGACCACAATCCCTTTGCAAGGCAGCTCAGCAGTACACAGACCAATAGATGAGATTGAAGAATATAAAGGCTCCTGGGAAGATCATGCGAGAGTAGGCATCAATGACGTGAGTGTTTTGGATAATACGGAGGCCTCGGAGGGTCTTCTTCTTGGCTCCTGTGGCCTCATTTGCTAAAGACAGACATACCACCATGTGGTCCTGTTTATCTGCAGCCTCCTCAGAGGAGACAGGAGCCTGGGTATATCCTGCCAGGCCATTGGCATTAGGCTTACTGTACGCTTCATCCAGCATCATAGTCCTTGCATGGGATATGTCACATGTGCAAGGCACAGGCTAAAATggaaaaacacaaacacatccgttaacattttttttttaaattaacatagAGTTCTCTATTTTAACCGTCCTCTTGTATAAttagctcattatttactcaccctccaggcattctaggtgtatatgacttcgttctttcagatgaatgcaatcaaagttatattaaaaattatcctggtgcttccaagctttataatggcatgggcgggtgtttctcttcaacagtccaaaacaagtccaataaagtgcatccatccataataagaagtgtctcacacagctccgggaggtgaataaaggcctcctgtagcaaatcaatgtgtttgtgtaagaaaaatatccatttttaaaacgtaataataactttaatctagcttgcgccaactggtcATACATGGAAGTCGTTCCaggtggatgacgtaggacattTACATTACTCATGCGCCTGTTAGTCTCACAAAAAAACAATGTTTGTttgaagcaaagtttccttactttatcaaaggaaaaccagtcttctcttggcttatatcaaaattctcctaaatttttctttacaaattcttgttttgtacttctaattcatgaccttgttttgatctctccactgCGTGTCCATGTTTGTCATTTCTGAGCGGCACATTCACAATGCtgacgtcctacgtcatccgcccaGAGTGGCTTCTGTGTACGAtgagtgattattatgttttatatatggatatttttcttacacaaatgcattaattcgctacaggaggcctttattcacccccctggagccatgtgaggcactttttattatggttgGATGCATAATAAAtccatgccattataaagctttgaagtgccaggataatttttaatgtaatgcagatagcattcgtctgaaagaaggaagtcatctGCACCTAGGATGcctagggggtgagtaaataatgagctaaCTAACCCATTAATTTGCCTCCAGGTTGCATATATTTCCTTTACATGCAATCTTTACTGCAACTGTAAATACAAGAGGACGGTTCTTTCAGACAAACCCCAAATATCGGCTTGACAAAGATATCCTGAAAATTTTAAGTCATAGGGAAGTAAGGAAATTTCAAGTATGTGATTTTATTGCAATCCAAATTAAGAATGTTGGCATTTTTCGTCTGGGCATGATGCCGAAGACACATACCGAGTTTCGTAATGATATGCGAATGcgttcataaaatatagcattttatgataaaattcaaaatggtcgacacccaaaatggctgacactgGAACATTGGTATGGTCcaactcggcatgctcctccaaatataaagagaccagttttggcCAAACCGCAAAGTCCAAAACTGCGCAGGTAGCcttaggtcatgcttgttataacacacaccaagtttggtctcaatacgtcaaaccgttgcggagatagcctcacatccatttttgcatgctgTTCATAGAATTCGTTCATGCATTATTTGAGAAAGGTttactaatcaacttgaattccataactttttgccagcatggtctgaagtgAAAACCGACGAGTTTGAAAAAGGAGATTTtacgaactattaaaaatagcaaaagaacGAAATTTACATTTTGGTGTTCATTATACTctgcatgagccaaggattcagacGAATAAAGAatttggttcaaaagttattagcataaacatcggtgaaactttggacaagtgttggtgctagagagtttgagttgcTGTGTGCAACTTTCCCAcaagtggttctatgggctgccatagactcaagagcagaagaaacgaaagaagaataataagtaatCTAACAGATATAAGAGGTGGCTACGCACCCTTGGAGCTTGGCCCCTAATGAAAATGACTGTTAGCAAAATTAGGAGGTTATTCAAATAAAATCAGTTTGAGAAAATCAGTTGCATATTTACCTTCTCCCTTGATTTGCGGTCTTTTCCATCATGCACAGTGGTCAGGTAGTTTACAGCAGCATACTCAAGTACCGATAAAAAGACAAAGACGAAGCTGACCCACAGATAAATGTCCACAGCTTTGATGTAGGAGACTCTGGGCATGGAGGCGTTCACTCCAGTGATGATGGTGGACATGGTAAGCACCGTTGTGATGCCTAAAGGAAATGACAGTAAAATTATGTTAGTAACTGTCAggattttgactgtttttgcttttttagtTTGTTTCTATTTCATCTCCACACCAACTACGCACTAATGTACTGCTAAGGGTACGTTTACATGACACTGATGTACTAAAAACagttttcatttgcatttttaaaagtTTCGCATTAGGACTGCCCCCTTagtcacgaaaaaaaaaaaaataaacgctGCCTGCCTGctgcgctgactttactaatcaacgattggctctttcatttagAAGGCAGGGCTTATTTTTCATATTGGGCATTGCAATTTCTCCCATTCATAAGTAATAGGAGTGCACAGTCTTCCTACATATAAAGTCTTTAGAGAGATGGAGGCACCGGTGCAGTCACTTGCTATTAAAATactaattttttaaaaagtaatctttcaaatctgtaaagactctacgttttTTGTGCACTTAGAATAACAAGaagcattgtgcttttgtaaaataattaaagcaaacaggatgtgctttctgctATCTCACTTGAGCGTGAAACTTCAAAACTTTCTGTATACTTGCTTTACAGACATAAAAAAAGATATCTATAGagtgtgaaatgtctacttttgaatgaatcaatttttttgtgtgcgcttgagtgcttattaggctatgtaggcaataaaggctcattattattatttatatggtttattaataaatatgcgACTAAtagtcaaccagaaaaatctttagtcaagggcagccctATTTTGCATACAGACAACAATGCTGTCAAAACAATGCTTATTCACACAGATCTGTGAAAATTACTAAAATGCTGTACTATACATTCTTATTATTTCaattttggtgtgaaagggcctttacagtgtccaaaaatgcaacttttgtttttttattcttaaaagCCCAGCTTAGGTCACAAAAAATTGTCAGTTTAGCCGCTGTAGTCTTGTTAGGCCCTGTATATATATAGCTAGCTCTGATGTTTCACTTGTTCCTTGTTCAACATAACGGTagcctgtttgctggtgtttctGTTTTTTGTTCCTTGTGTTTTTGGTTTATTGTTTGTTCTAGATCCACATCTCGGGCCTGCCTTTCCTTGCTCCACAACATTACAATTTGTATCTAGAACTGCTTACTTCAACAACAACTGGTTGTGAGATCCTGGACACATTTAAACTAAACAACCCCACTGGTTTCTCTGATGAATTCACCTAATGATACTCGTGCAGGAACAGCTCGACGGTCGATCCAGAAGGACACCCATGACAGCATGACCATCAGAGTGGCAGGAAAGTACGTCTGAAGCAGGAAGAAGAAGATATGACGACGCAGAGTGAAGTTGATGTAAAGACGATTGTACCAACCTGCgggagatataaaaaaaataattagtaCTAGTAAAAGAAGATTTTCTGATTCTAAAGTCTAAATTCTCAAGTGTACTTTGGAACTGCTGAAAATTTTAAAActcaaaaatcaaaaatcaagtttttatatatttatggtagaacatttacaaaatatcttcatggaacatgatctttacttaatatgctaatgatttttggcataaaagaaaaatcgataattttgacccatacaatgtatttttggctattgctacaaatatacccgtgctacttaagactggttttgtggtccagggtcacatatttgtgatTGTGTGCTGACATTTCtcattttggagaaaaaaagacAAGCAACAAGTTAAATCAATTAACTTTcactttgaaaataaaaataaaccaacTATTTCTTCATTAAAAACTCTTAAACACTTACCAAATTTGGTAATTATACCTAAAAAATATCACTCAAATCAGATGCCAAATAAATTACCCTTTATATGCATGCAACAAAATGGGATTTGCGCAAGATGTCTGGCAAACTAATAAACCTTAAAGGTGCAAAGTGACTACATGTCATGCACTACTAGACAGCCTTCTGAAACTGAAAAAGAACTGCCTAGTTGACTATTTAAAATTAGGCATGTGCACCTGTGCTGCTGTAGAAGGCCAGTCTAGAGGTGGTGTGAAACTTCTGAATGAGGAACTGAGACAGTGAGATCTTGTCATCTGTGCTCAGTGATTCATCTCCACTCTTCCAGTAGAGCATCAGGTCTTCATCAGTGTAAGCATCTGGACGCATAGCAAATTAACGAATGTTTGCATAGACAATGATGtaatatttaaagaaatagttaaaaaaaatatattaaagaactcattaaagaaatagttcttacaaacatttactcactctcaggccatccaagatgtggatgtacagtcatgtgaaaaagttaggaccATTTCATGGTTTTCCGTATCaggacatcataaaaaaaaatctggtccATGGCTGGTCTTTAAATTTGGAAAATAGaacctcagatgaacaacaaCGCATGACAAATTGCACtttgtcattatttattgaacacaaaaaaagccaaaatgaaaaagccatgtgtgacaaagttaggaaACCCTCACTGTAAACATTGGAATTAAGAGGGTAAATAACAGTCAAGCACTGCTAATCAAATACCTTTGATTAACTGATCATCAGCAAGTCTGTGCGCCTCTATAAAAGCAAAAGCTTTGGCATTTTGCTGGTTTGGAGCCTTCAGGTGTGTTttaacacaatgccaaggagGTAAGACATCAGCAATCATCTTAGAGAAGTATTTGTTGCTGCCATCAATCTGAAAAGAGTAATACGGCCATTTTCAAACAATTTGAAGTTTATTCACAAGTGGAAGACATTTCAAACAGACACCTCTCGTTCCAGGAGTGGACGTCCCAGAAAATGTATCCCAAGATCAGACCGTGTAATGCTGAGAGAAATGGTAGACAACCCAAGAACTACACCTCAGACTCTACAGGcctcagttaacatgttaaataaTAGGTTTCAATAAGTTAAAGACAAtagaaaaatatgggacaaaaatggcatgtttgGAAGGCAAAAGAAAGCCTCTATCTAAAGAAAACATGGCAGCACAGTTTAGGTCTGCAAAATTGCATCTGAACAAAACATAAGTCTTCTAGAATAATGTCCTTTGAACAGACGAGACCGAAGTGGGGATGTTTGGCCATAATGCACAGTGCCACGTTTGGTGAAAACCTAAAGagcatatcagcacaaacacctcaAACCAAAAGTCACACATGCTGGTGGA
The window above is part of the Garra rufa chromosome 13, GarRuf1.0, whole genome shotgun sequence genome. Proteins encoded here:
- the gabrr2b gene encoding gamma-aminobutyric acid receptor subunit rho-2, which gives rise to MSHFIKSVFLLLCASMCGQCGKMKHSLKRTSVKDHKHGTPLFKKMLDETKTHQVKSDHLLRVDDHDFTMRPAFAGPAVPVGVDVQVESLDSISEVDMDFTMTLYLRHYWKDERLSFPSKTNKSMTFDGRLVKKIWVPDVFFVHSKRSFIHDTTTENIMIRVYPDGHVLYSLRVTVTSACNMDFSRFPLDTQTCTLELESYAYTDEDLMLYWKSGDESLSTDDKISLSQFLIQKFHTTSRLAFYSSTGWYNRLYINFTLRRHIFFFLLQTYFPATLMVMLSWVSFWIDRRAVPARVSLGITTVLTMSTIITGVNASMPRVSYIKAVDIYLWVSFVFVFLSVLEYAAVNYLTTVHDGKDRKSREKPVPCTCDISHARTMMLDEAYSKPNANGLAGYTQAPVSSEEAADKQDHMVVCLSLANEATGAKKKTLRGLRIIQNTHVIDAYSRMIFPGAFIFFNLIYWSVYC